The following coding sequences lie in one Arachis ipaensis cultivar K30076 chromosome B05, Araip1.1, whole genome shotgun sequence genomic window:
- the LOC107640746 gene encoding uncharacterized protein LOC107640746, translating to MPTCIKWMKELLARKSNLKGGQIVLMNKECSALIQKALPIKKGDLGSFHIPYAIGDTMIDRGFCDLGASINVIPLSFMKRLNINELKSTDVIIQFADKTQMQAEGVVENVLVKVENYFHPTNFVVLEMEESHLHPIILGRPFLATSRALIDVEQGELILRIHDEQLTFHAFKPTYESEQESKELKEEYSESSMKENSSEPSAKPLEFSLMDK from the coding sequence ATGCCTACTTGTATCAAGTGGATGAAGGAGTTACTAGCTAGGAAGAGCAACCTGAAGGGTGGCCAAATAgtgttgatgaacaaggaatgcagtgctctcattcagaaGGCATTACCCATAAAGAAAGGGGATTTGGGAAGCTTTCACATTCCCTATGCTATAGGAGACACCATGATTGATAGAGGATTCTGTGACCTGGGAGCCAGCATAAATGTGATACCTCTGTCTTTCATGAAGAGATTAAATATCAATGAGCTTAAgtccacagatgtaatcatccaATTCGCCGACAAGACTCAGATGCAAGCTGAAGGCGTAGTCGAAAATGTACTGGTCAAAGTGGAAAACTACTTTCACCCCACTAACTTTGTCGTTCTTGAAATGGAAGAGAGCCATCTTCACCCAATCATCTTAGGGAGACCATTTTTGGCTACTAGTAGAGCACTCATtgatgtagaacaaggagagttgatactgagaatacatgatgagcaACTCACTTTCCATGCCTTCAAGCCCACGTATGAGTCTGAGCAAGAGAGTAAGGAATTAAAGGAAGAGTATAGTGAGAGCTCTATGAAGGAGAACAGTAGTGAACCATCAGCCAAGCCTCTAGAGTTTTCTTTGATGGATAAATAA